A region of Asticcacaulis excentricus DNA encodes the following proteins:
- the mgrA gene encoding L-glyceraldehyde 3-phosphate reductase: MTYSAADTRYDAMPYRRCGTSGLKLPAISLGLWHNFGDIDRLDTQRALLRAAFDRGITHFDLANNYGPPPGSAEVNFGRIFAEDFKPYRDELIISSKAGWQMWDGPYGSMTGTRKHLMASCDQSLKRMGLDYVDIFYSHRPDPHTPLEETMGALATLVQQGKALYVGISNYGPDLTQKATDSLKSLGVPLLISQPNYSLLDRWIEPALLETNARNGVGTIVFSPLAQGFLSDKYLSGLPEESRAARLDWVRAGLTDAKLALIRRLNELAKARGQSLARMALAWTLKDARVTSALIGARTVEQLTDSLGALDNLSFSEAELTQLDHLTRDALPGIFTAPPKSTGQDLIDNPHFKA, translated from the coding sequence ATGACCTATTCCGCCGCCGACACGCGCTATGACGCCATGCCCTATCGCCGCTGTGGCACGTCGGGTTTGAAACTGCCCGCCATATCGCTGGGGCTCTGGCATAATTTCGGCGATATCGACCGCCTCGATACGCAGCGCGCCCTGCTGCGCGCCGCCTTTGACCGGGGCATCACTCACTTCGATCTGGCCAATAATTACGGCCCGCCGCCGGGCTCAGCCGAGGTGAACTTTGGGCGCATTTTCGCCGAAGATTTCAAGCCTTATCGTGATGAGTTGATCATATCGTCCAAGGCCGGCTGGCAAATGTGGGACGGCCCCTACGGCTCCATGACAGGTACGCGCAAGCACCTGATGGCCTCATGCGACCAGAGCCTGAAGCGCATGGGGCTCGACTATGTTGATATTTTCTATTCGCACCGCCCGGACCCGCACACGCCGCTGGAAGAAACCATGGGCGCACTGGCGACGCTGGTCCAGCAGGGCAAGGCGCTCTATGTCGGCATTTCCAACTATGGGCCGGACCTGACGCAAAAGGCGACCGATAGTCTCAAATCTCTGGGCGTGCCGCTGCTGATCAGCCAGCCGAACTACAGCCTGCTGGATCGCTGGATCGAACCGGCGCTGCTGGAGACCAATGCGCGCAATGGCGTCGGCACCATCGTCTTTTCCCCTCTGGCGCAGGGCTTTCTGAGCGACAAATACCTGAGCGGTCTGCCCGAAGAGTCACGCGCTGCCCGCCTCGACTGGGTGCGCGCGGGGCTGACCGACGCCAAGCTGGCCCTGATCCGTCGGCTCAATGAACTGGCGAAGGCGCGCGGGCAATCTCTGGCGCGCATGGCTCTGGCCTGGACATTGAAGGACGCGCGGGTCACCTCGGCCCTGATTGGAGCGCGTACGGTCGAGCAACTGACCGACAGCCTCGGCGCGCTGGACAATCTCAGCTTCAGCGAGGCGGAACTGACGCAACTGGATCATCTAACCCGCGACGCCCTGCCCGGCATTTTCACCGCCCCGCCCAAATCCACCGGTCAGGACCTGATCGACAACCCGCACTTCAAAGCCTGA
- the proC gene encoding pyrroline-5-carboxylate reductase: MLAKPILLIGAGALGSAMLKGMRAAGHIAPPDLIILDLNPGEEAQAYAGMGARLNPSPEVWRDAFTVIIAVKPQSWRGAAQILDGNLNPEATLISVMAGVRTEDLSSVFAPLKVARVMPTTGVATGKGVASLYASEGLALQAASDLFSPMAATVVLDNEDLIDAATAVSGSGPAYVYAFVAALEQAALETGLTAADAKTLARATLISAANLLDQTGEDPEDLIRKVASPGGTTEAALKVLRQEGQGLTELVTAAVLAAQKRSKELG; this comes from the coding sequence ATGCTGGCGAAACCTATACTTCTCATTGGCGCGGGGGCGCTGGGGTCGGCCATGCTCAAGGGGATGCGCGCCGCAGGCCATATCGCGCCGCCCGACCTGATTATTCTCGATCTCAATCCCGGCGAAGAGGCGCAAGCCTATGCCGGGATGGGGGCGCGGCTTAACCCGTCGCCGGAGGTGTGGCGCGACGCCTTCACAGTCATCATCGCCGTCAAGCCGCAGAGCTGGCGCGGGGCGGCGCAGATTCTGGACGGCAATCTTAACCCGGAGGCGACGCTGATTTCGGTGATGGCCGGGGTGCGGACCGAAGACCTCAGCAGCGTGTTTGCGCCGCTGAAAGTTGCGCGCGTTATGCCGACCACCGGTGTCGCGACCGGTAAGGGCGTGGCCAGCCTCTATGCGTCCGAGGGCCTGGCCTTGCAGGCGGCTTCCGATCTCTTCTCGCCCATGGCGGCGACGGTGGTGCTGGACAACGAAGACCTGATCGACGCGGCGACCGCCGTGTCCGGGTCGGGACCGGCCTATGTCTATGCCTTTGTGGCGGCGCTGGAGCAGGCGGCGCTGGAAACCGGATTGACGGCGGCGGATGCCAAAACGCTGGCGCGCGCCACCCTGATTTCGGCGGCCAATCTGCTGGATCAGACGGGCGAAGACCCCGAAGACCTGATCCGTAAGGTCGCCTCGCCCGGCGGCACCACCGAAGCGGCGCTGAAGGTGCTGCGACAGGAGGGGCAGGGGCTCACCGAACTTGTAACGGCGGCGGTACTGGCGGCGCAGAAACGCTCCAAAGAACTCGGATAA
- a CDS encoding DUF4349 domain-containing protein, which produces MRNALILLPVALIAGCARPADSSGEPYTEEAISSPMVVLPKEPNAPVQVREPAVVSASTPQLAYDYTYGFLLPASDTERMAKHHQAMCEGAGVAQCQVLNASTNANPEAGSVRVEVNLRATPQWLKKFENSLKGDLKSYKARITQQTVTSEDLSLEIIDSEARLKNKMALRDRLQAIIRQSPGKIAELIEAETQLSQVQADIDSLSSSLAVMRKRVATSHLTLTYDSHVQSAAPSAFAPLTEALGQVVYTLMASLGFLVICVAAALPFAVVLCPLGWWGFTLWRKRKLARTPAHEK; this is translated from the coding sequence ATGCGTAACGCCCTGATCCTGCTGCCTGTAGCTCTAATTGCCGGATGTGCCCGACCCGCTGACTCGTCCGGTGAACCCTATACGGAGGAAGCCATATCCTCGCCGATGGTCGTCCTTCCCAAGGAGCCAAACGCACCGGTGCAAGTCCGTGAACCCGCCGTCGTTTCCGCCAGTACCCCACAACTGGCCTACGACTATACCTATGGCTTTCTGCTACCCGCATCAGATACCGAGCGCATGGCCAAACACCATCAGGCCATGTGTGAGGGCGCAGGTGTGGCGCAGTGTCAGGTTCTGAACGCCAGCACCAACGCCAACCCAGAAGCCGGATCGGTGCGCGTGGAGGTCAATCTCAGGGCCACACCCCAATGGCTCAAAAAGTTTGAAAACAGCCTGAAGGGTGACCTCAAATCCTATAAGGCACGCATCACGCAACAGACCGTGACGTCAGAGGATCTCAGCCTTGAGATCATCGACTCCGAGGCCCGCCTGAAAAATAAAATGGCGCTGCGCGACCGGCTTCAGGCCATCATCCGCCAAAGCCCTGGCAAGATCGCGGAACTGATCGAAGCTGAAACGCAACTCTCTCAGGTACAAGCGGATATAGATTCCCTGTCGTCTTCGCTGGCCGTTATGCGCAAGCGGGTCGCCACCTCACATCTGACCCTGACCTACGACAGCCACGTGCAAAGCGCGGCCCCTTCGGCCTTTGCTCCTCTGACCGAAGCCTTGGGACAGGTAGTTTATACCCTTATGGCGTCGCTAGGCTTCCTTGTCATTTGTGTCGCAGCGGCTTTGCCGTTCGCGGTGGTCCTCTGCCCGCTCGGCTGGTGGGGTTTCACACTGTGGCGCAAACGCAAACTTGCCAGGACGCCCGCACATGAAAAATAA
- a CDS encoding accessory factor UbiK family protein, with protein MQSKNPFLDEFAKLSTSAMSLAQAAGDEAKAAFRAQGDRFVADMDLIRRDEFEAMKEVMLAEIAALKLEIQSLKSRAE; from the coding sequence ATGCAGTCGAAAAACCCCTTCCTCGACGAATTCGCCAAGCTCTCGACCAGCGCCATGTCTCTGGCTCAGGCCGCCGGTGACGAGGCCAAGGCAGCCTTTCGCGCCCAGGGCGACCGCTTCGTCGCCGATATGGACCTTATCCGCCGCGATGAATTCGAGGCGATGAAGGAGGTCATGCTGGCCGAAATCGCCGCCTTGAAGCTGGAAATCCAGAGCCTCAAATCCAGGGCTGAGTAA
- a CDS encoding MarR family winged helix-turn-helix transcriptional regulator produces the protein MSSSLIPAEMRLENQICFAVHSAAHAFAQAYKPLLEPLGLTYPQYLVMLLLWEKDDRSVSELGTPLFLDSGTLTPLLKRLQTQGLIDRTRDPRDERVTRITLTDKGKALAKQGQSIPQAMLCAMGNMDLPHLIALRDQVKALGQTLRAA, from the coding sequence ATGTCCTCGTCCCTCATCCCCGCGGAAATGCGGCTTGAAAATCAAATCTGCTTTGCCGTTCACAGCGCCGCCCATGCCTTTGCACAGGCCTATAAGCCCCTGCTGGAACCCTTGGGCCTGACCTATCCGCAGTATCTGGTCATGCTGCTGCTGTGGGAGAAGGACGACCGGTCGGTGAGCGAACTGGGCACGCCGCTGTTTCTTGACTCCGGCACGCTGACGCCACTGCTCAAACGCCTTCAGACGCAAGGGCTAATCGACCGCACTCGCGACCCCAGAGACGAGCGCGTCACCCGCATCACCCTGACGGATAAGGGCAAGGCGCTGGCTAAACAAGGGCAATCCATTCCGCAGGCCATGCTGTGCGCCATGGGCAATATGGACCTGCCGCACCTGATCGCCCTGCGTGATCAGGTTAAGGCCTTGGGACAGACCCTGCGCGCCGCCTGA
- a CDS encoding GNAT family N-acetyltransferase, giving the protein MSLENWTPRPRPAAKTFVGRYGHLEPLDWARHLSGLYAVAGGEANGDLWRYMPLGPYVGEAVFQREYEAKRAQEGWETQVILNPRGVVMGMASFMRIREAQGSAEIGAVLFGRALQRTALATEAVFLMARYLFDELGYRRFEWKCNAANRASMRAAERFGFTYEGTFRNDMVTKGENRDTAWFSIIDSEWPRIRSAYEAWLDPANFDGTGRQIFRLKTKQG; this is encoded by the coding sequence ATGAGTCTTGAAAACTGGACGCCGCGTCCGCGACCGGCGGCGAAGACCTTTGTGGGCCGCTATGGCCATCTTGAACCGCTCGACTGGGCGCGTCACCTGTCGGGGCTTTATGCCGTGGCCGGGGGTGAGGCCAATGGCGACCTGTGGCGTTATATGCCGCTCGGTCCCTATGTGGGTGAGGCCGTTTTTCAACGCGAGTACGAAGCCAAACGCGCTCAGGAAGGCTGGGAAACGCAGGTCATCCTCAATCCGCGCGGGGTGGTCATGGGTATGGCCTCTTTCATGCGTATCCGTGAGGCGCAAGGCAGTGCCGAAATCGGCGCCGTGCTGTTTGGGCGCGCCTTGCAACGCACGGCACTGGCCACCGAAGCTGTGTTTCTGATGGCGCGCTATCTGTTCGACGAACTGGGCTATCGGCGCTTTGAATGGAAGTGCAATGCGGCCAATCGGGCGTCTATGCGGGCGGCGGAACGGTTCGGTTTTACCTATGAAGGCACCTTCCGCAACGACATGGTGACGAAGGGCGAAAACCGCGATACGGCGTGGTTTTCAATCATTGACTCAGAATGGCCGCGCATTCGCTCTGCCTACGAGGCCTGGCTCGACCCGGCCAATTTCGATGGCACGGGTCGCCAGATTTTCCGCCTCAAGACCAAACAGGGTTAG
- a CDS encoding YbjN domain-containing protein, which translates to MDLPQADYTDTTSDPLELVEAILTDEGLTFERTPDGEVLFSLAGLWKSHDMWFSCRPEGECLQLCSSLDLRFDPAKVAPIHQLLSLVNQRVWFGHFEIYEDEEGMREAGRLPADIVFRHTLLSSPMERPGQVQTAHMINVAAEAVDRFYPAFDFLFKGAPTAEAALEACLFETIGEA; encoded by the coding sequence ATGGACCTGCCTCAGGCTGATTATACCGACACGACTTCCGACCCGCTCGAACTGGTCGAAGCCATCCTCACTGACGAAGGCCTGACCTTTGAGCGGACACCTGATGGCGAGGTGCTGTTCTCGCTGGCCGGGTTATGGAAGTCGCACGACATGTGGTTCTCCTGCCGCCCGGAAGGGGAGTGCCTGCAACTGTGTTCGTCGCTCGACCTGCGCTTCGATCCGGCAAAGGTGGCGCCGATCCATCAGTTGCTGTCACTGGTCAATCAGCGCGTCTGGTTCGGTCACTTTGAAATCTATGAAGACGAAGAAGGGATGCGCGAAGCGGGGCGTCTGCCCGCCGATATCGTCTTCCGCCACACCCTGTTGTCGAGCCCGATGGAACGCCCCGGTCAGGTGCAGACGGCGCATATGATTAATGTTGCCGCCGAAGCTGTGGATCGCTTTTATCCGGCCTTCGACTTTCTGTTCAAGGGCGCGCCTACGGCCGAAGCGGCGCTGGAAGCCTGCCTGTTTGAGACAATCGGAGAGGCCTAA
- a CDS encoding organic hydroperoxide resistance protein: MTTSITALYTAHATATGGREGTASTPDGRLSVKLSTPKELGGGGGEGTNPEQLFASGYAACFIGALKFVGGQKKVAVPADASIDASVGIGQIPNGFGLEVTLKVNLPGVPDEAARDLIEAAHVVCPYSNATRGNINVTLIHKATSGEVIVAQ; the protein is encoded by the coding sequence ATGACCACCTCGATCACCGCGCTCTACACCGCTCACGCTACGGCCACCGGCGGCCGCGAAGGCACCGCCTCCACCCCTGATGGCCGCCTGTCGGTCAAGCTCTCAACGCCGAAGGAACTGGGCGGCGGTGGCGGGGAAGGCACCAATCCGGAGCAACTGTTTGCCTCTGGCTACGCCGCCTGCTTTATCGGTGCCCTGAAATTTGTCGGCGGTCAGAAGAAGGTCGCCGTTCCCGCCGACGCCTCGATCGACGCATCGGTCGGCATCGGGCAGATCCCCAACGGGTTCGGGCTTGAAGTCACGCTGAAGGTCAACCTGCCGGGCGTCCCGGACGAGGCGGCGCGCGACCTGATCGAAGCCGCACACGTGGTCTGCCCCTATTCGAACGCGACGCGCGGCAATATCAACGTCACCCTGATCCACAAGGCGACGTCTGGCGAAGTCATCGTCGCGCAGTAG
- a CDS encoding TonB-dependent receptor produces the protein MKTVKFLAMTAAMAPLAAVAVPAVVQAADAEEVTEVVVTARRPLAESDAAALKAQRQSDSLVSVLSADDAGNLPDQNIAFAIGRLPGVGLERDQGQARYVNLRGMPRKWATISFDGLSVVSAEGRDSRFDNIPSAIASQVMVQKAIVPSMPGDTVAGNIDIRTRRAFDYKGQKITGKLGLGHVTLGGGEEVDANLVYSNIFMGGKLGIVAQASYYRRNMATENWETDPYLVQRAAAPGKTFAREFEYKNYRLTRYNSSASLRADYKIDDNNTLFASSIWTIFKDDELRDNWIVRLDQGTNAAGVAYNSDANFTAADPKFGTVYGARLNGRIDYRDSEEILATNTFGGEHHNWYGYDVSWRLNYTVGLNGGDTPVTAAFQSPSSFLERPTAVYDFRNGDQNIVRLYRTGGTTSARTQGDRVFSAEEFNTPLTSIGRVAGGETTQAYTAKIDFDRQTELFGLPTKVEFGALYTARNKKNENETYTATPASLTAKGFTVPTWGTLAIDDPYKGKQALGYTFRYTNQALTNDLVNQYINAGAAVRDMSATTSNYWKINEKQAAAYLMATTTFDWGNIVYGTRVENIKNDGRAYSTALAKYLETSSDETLFYPSVHLNWNVTDKLKARFSLNRTASRPDYDDLRPNFTYSDSNQTVSGGNPDAKPEKQTGFDAYLEYYGDSAFVSAGFFYKDIQDVLFNQSATFGSDILNSGTTNRSDYILTTLRNGGDGKLSGVELFTSYSAEKLVEDLGWSEWLGGFGVKASATLADSEVTLPAYNVGTKASPIIVPARKADLPGTSEGVYNLQMIYEKYGLTVRLAYQYRTAWIQEIGGYTMVGGVAVPSDNGDIYWDDDEEVDLSVRYQINKNLEWFFDGSNLRNQGARRYGTVSTNPIEFERFGPRYVAGVSFNF, from the coding sequence ATGAAAACCGTGAAGTTTCTCGCGATGACGGCGGCTATGGCGCCGCTCGCCGCTGTGGCTGTTCCGGCTGTGGTTCAGGCTGCTGACGCGGAAGAGGTCACCGAAGTTGTTGTGACGGCGCGCCGTCCGTTGGCCGAATCTGATGCGGCCGCCCTGAAGGCGCAGCGTCAGTCGGACTCGCTGGTCAGCGTTTTGTCGGCCGATGATGCCGGCAACCTGCCAGATCAGAACATCGCCTTTGCCATCGGCCGTCTGCCGGGCGTCGGTCTGGAGCGCGATCAGGGGCAGGCCCGCTACGTCAACCTGCGTGGTATGCCGCGTAAGTGGGCGACCATCTCGTTCGATGGCCTGTCGGTCGTTTCCGCCGAAGGCCGCGACTCGCGTTTCGACAACATCCCGTCGGCTATTGCCTCGCAGGTGATGGTTCAGAAGGCCATCGTTCCGTCCATGCCCGGTGACACCGTTGCCGGCAATATCGACATCCGCACGCGCCGTGCTTTCGACTATAAGGGTCAGAAGATCACGGGCAAGCTGGGTCTCGGCCACGTCACCCTGGGTGGTGGTGAAGAAGTGGATGCCAACCTCGTCTATTCCAACATCTTCATGGGCGGTAAACTGGGCATCGTCGCTCAGGCCTCCTACTATCGCCGCAATATGGCGACGGAAAACTGGGAAACCGATCCCTACCTCGTTCAGCGTGCCGCCGCTCCAGGCAAGACCTTCGCCCGTGAGTTTGAATACAAGAACTACCGTCTGACGCGTTACAACTCTTCGGCCTCTCTGCGCGCCGACTACAAGATTGACGACAACAACACCCTGTTCGCCTCGTCGATCTGGACGATTTTCAAGGACGACGAGCTGCGCGACAACTGGATCGTGCGCCTTGATCAGGGCACCAACGCCGCCGGTGTCGCCTATAATTCGGATGCCAATTTCACCGCCGCCGATCCCAAGTTCGGTACGGTTTATGGCGCGCGCCTGAACGGTCGTATCGACTATCGCGACTCCGAAGAAATCCTTGCCACCAACACCTTCGGCGGCGAGCACCATAACTGGTACGGCTATGACGTGTCGTGGCGCCTGAACTATACGGTGGGTCTGAACGGTGGGGATACGCCGGTTACCGCCGCCTTCCAAAGCCCGTCGTCTTTTCTTGAGCGTCCGACCGCCGTTTATGATTTCCGCAATGGCGATCAGAACATTGTGCGTCTGTACCGCACCGGTGGCACGACCTCGGCGCGTACCCAGGGCGACCGCGTTTTCTCGGCCGAAGAATTCAACACGCCGCTGACCTCGATCGGTCGCGTCGCCGGTGGTGAAACCACTCAGGCCTACACCGCCAAGATCGACTTTGACCGTCAAACCGAGCTGTTCGGTCTGCCGACCAAGGTGGAGTTCGGTGCCCTTTACACGGCGCGTAACAAGAAGAACGAAAACGAGACCTACACGGCGACGCCGGCGAGCCTGACCGCCAAGGGCTTTACGGTGCCGACCTGGGGCACGCTGGCCATTGACGATCCGTACAAGGGTAAGCAGGCGCTGGGTTACACCTTCCGATACACCAACCAAGCCCTGACGAACGATCTTGTCAATCAGTATATCAATGCCGGTGCCGCCGTGCGCGATATGTCGGCCACGACGTCTAACTACTGGAAGATCAACGAAAAGCAGGCGGCCGCCTACCTGATGGCCACCACGACGTTCGATTGGGGTAACATCGTTTACGGTACGCGCGTCGAAAACATCAAAAACGACGGTCGCGCCTATTCGACGGCTCTGGCAAAGTATCTTGAGACCTCCAGCGATGAAACCCTGTTCTACCCCAGCGTTCACCTGAACTGGAACGTGACGGACAAGCTGAAGGCGCGCTTCTCGCTGAACCGCACGGCTTCGCGTCCGGACTATGACGATCTGCGTCCGAACTTCACCTATTCCGACTCGAACCAGACGGTTTCGGGCGGTAACCCGGACGCCAAGCCCGAAAAGCAGACCGGCTTTGACGCCTATCTGGAATACTATGGCGACTCCGCTTTTGTGTCGGCGGGCTTCTTCTACAAGGACATTCAGGACGTTCTGTTCAACCAGTCGGCCACGTTTGGCTCTGACATCCTGAATTCGGGCACCACCAACCGTTCGGACTATATCCTGACCACCCTGCGTAACGGCGGTGATGGCAAGCTGTCGGGTGTGGAACTGTTCACCTCCTACAGCGCGGAAAAGCTGGTCGAAGACCTCGGCTGGTCGGAATGGCTGGGCGGTTTCGGTGTGAAGGCTTCGGCCACGCTGGCGGACTCGGAAGTCACCCTCCCGGCCTATAATGTCGGCACCAAGGCTTCGCCAATCATCGTTCCGGCGCGTAAGGCTGACCTGCCGGGCACGTCCGAAGGCGTCTATAATCTTCAGATGATCTATGAAAAGTACGGCCTGACCGTGCGGCTCGCCTATCAGTACCGCACGGCTTGGATTCAGGAGATTGGCGGCTACACCATGGTCGGCGGCGTGGCTGTGCCCTCCGATAACGGCGACATCTACTGGGACGACGATGAAGAAGTCGATCTGTCGGTGCGCTATCAGATCAACAAGAACCTGGAGTGGTTCTTTGACGGCTCCAACCTGCGCAATCAGGGCGCGCGTCGTTACGGCACGGTTTCGACCAATCCGATCGAGTTTGAACGCTTTGGCCCGCGCTACGTCGCCGGCGTGAGTTTCAACTTCTAA
- a CDS encoding DUF4349 domain-containing protein gives MSSRCSGRLAVVLLSASLLTLSACSKPAEEPPLTEEASPADAGGDIAKSTRVDPASVPQLAYDYRFDLSAPDKTVGSMMEGHREACTVAGLATCQVLSLNSQNTGKEGQFHTLTLRATPQWIGLFRKNLNNELKATGAKIESQSIATEDVSLSLIDAEAHIKNQTALRDNLQATLRSHKGKMSEVIELKQQLATIQADIDSAQTAVATMKKRVAMSKMTLTYRPASAVAVDGTWAPLKSALSDVGPNMISVLTVMVAVAGYLLPLGLIAAPVIWWVRRPRKSSKPTRSGENPTAL, from the coding sequence ATGTCATCGCGTTGTTCCGGCCGTCTGGCCGTCGTTTTGTTGTCTGCGTCCCTGCTCACCTTGTCGGCCTGTTCCAAACCCGCGGAGGAACCCCCTCTCACCGAAGAGGCCTCCCCCGCTGATGCCGGTGGCGATATAGCCAAATCAACGCGCGTCGATCCGGCCTCGGTTCCACAACTGGCCTATGATTATCGCTTTGACCTCAGCGCACCCGACAAAACGGTCGGCAGCATGATGGAAGGTCATCGAGAGGCCTGCACCGTGGCCGGCCTCGCCACCTGTCAGGTTCTGTCCCTGAACAGTCAGAATACGGGTAAAGAGGGGCAGTTTCACACCCTGACCCTGCGCGCCACGCCGCAATGGATCGGCCTCTTCCGCAAAAATCTCAATAACGAGCTGAAGGCCACCGGTGCGAAAATCGAGAGCCAGAGCATCGCCACCGAAGACGTCAGCCTGAGCCTCATCGACGCTGAGGCCCACATCAAAAACCAGACGGCCTTACGCGACAATCTGCAGGCGACGCTGCGCAGTCATAAGGGAAAGATGAGCGAAGTCATCGAGTTAAAGCAGCAACTGGCCACGATTCAGGCGGATATCGATAGCGCGCAAACCGCCGTCGCCACGATGAAAAAGCGCGTGGCCATGTCGAAGATGACGCTAACCTATCGCCCGGCCTCGGCGGTGGCCGTCGATGGCACCTGGGCACCTCTGAAATCCGCGCTGTCGGATGTCGGTCCGAATATGATCTCGGTGCTGACCGTGATGGTCGCCGTGGCGGGCTACCTGCTGCCTTTGGGGCTGATCGCCGCGCCCGTCATCTGGTGGGTCCGTCGCCCGCGCAAGTCGTCCAAACCGACTCGCTCCGGTGAAAACCCGACCGCGCTCTAA
- a CDS encoding phytase, producing the protein MALSACVHPELISDSAKMTQGTGTPVLAVTETTAVGTLNLDSADDPEIWVDPSDSNRVVIYGTDKKAGLYSYDLNGKLIDFLTVGPMNNVDLRNDALELPVVVAASDRVGNGVRFFKLDPATLKTSDWGFAPLATSEAYGFCLGKTTAGDLVAIMVGKNGDVAQATVSVAAGKPVLTETRRFTVGTQSEGCVVDDVTQTLYIAEENAGIWVYSLDPATGSQRKALVSLPSDVLKADVEGLTLLRDGQKTYLIASSQGDSAFAVWRVEGTPVYQGRFSVFPGNGIDAVTGTDGVAALGGQVGPYAKGIVVMQDDMDTEGEALSTTRARQNFKIVDWKEIEAKLSLK; encoded by the coding sequence GTGGCTTTGTCCGCCTGCGTGCACCCGGAACTGATCTCCGACTCGGCCAAGATGACGCAGGGCACGGGCACGCCGGTTCTGGCGGTGACGGAAACCACGGCGGTCGGCACGCTCAATCTGGACTCCGCTGACGATCCCGAAATCTGGGTCGATCCGTCCGACTCCAACCGCGTCGTCATCTATGGCACTGACAAGAAGGCGGGCCTTTACAGCTATGATCTGAATGGGAAGTTGATCGACTTCCTCACCGTCGGTCCGATGAACAATGTCGATCTGCGTAACGACGCGCTGGAACTGCCGGTGGTGGTTGCCGCCTCTGACCGCGTCGGCAATGGCGTGCGTTTCTTCAAGCTCGATCCGGCGACGCTGAAAACCAGCGACTGGGGCTTTGCGCCGCTGGCCACCTCTGAGGCCTATGGTTTCTGCCTTGGTAAGACGACGGCGGGCGATCTGGTCGCCATTATGGTGGGCAAGAACGGCGATGTGGCTCAGGCCACGGTCAGCGTCGCTGCGGGCAAGCCGGTCCTGACCGAAACGCGCCGCTTCACTGTCGGCACGCAATCCGAAGGCTGCGTGGTCGATGACGTAACGCAGACGCTTTATATCGCCGAAGAAAACGCCGGAATCTGGGTGTACAGCCTCGATCCGGCCACGGGGTCGCAGCGCAAGGCGCTGGTTAGTCTGCCGTCGGACGTGCTCAAAGCTGATGTCGAAGGCCTGACCCTGCTGCGGGACGGCCAAAAGACCTATCTGATCGCCTCGTCGCAAGGCGACTCGGCCTTTGCCGTCTGGCGCGTCGAGGGTACACCCGTCTATCAGGGCCGTTTCTCGGTCTTCCCCGGCAACGGCATCGATGCGGTGACGGGGACGGATGGAGTCGCGGCCCTGGGCGGGCAGGTCGGTCCCTATGCCAAGGGTATCGTCGTCATGCAGGACGACATGGACACCGAAGGCGAAGCGCTTTCGACCACCCGTGCCCGGCAAAATTTCAAGATCGTAGATTGGAAAGAGATCGAAGCGAAACTCAGCCTGAAATAA